DNA sequence from the Acanthochromis polyacanthus isolate Apoly-LR-REF ecotype Palm Island chromosome 5, KAUST_Apoly_ChrSc, whole genome shotgun sequence genome:
CAGGTCACTTTACAATTAAAGCCCCTCGCACGCTCAGAAACAGACGCTTTGATTCATTTTGACCTCTTGTCAGGACTATGTGAGCATCTTTGAGTGATATGTTTTTTGAGGGACAGTTTCCACACATAACACAGCTCAGAATACCCTGAGGAAGATCTAATCACCCAGACTAATGAAAGACACCTGTGTACTGGAGCTGTGAAGGGCCCTTAATTGCACATTCAGGCATGTATCATTCTGATTACAGTGCCGAGCTTCAGGATCAAAAGACCTTTCATGATGGACCTCTTAACTTGTCAATCAGATATGTATCTAAAAACACATATAACAGCTGCATTCCTTTTAGGTGTATCAGTGCCAAGGTGCTCTACTTCGTAGCGTGCACGTCGAAGATTCACTTGTTGCTCGTTTTTATAACTCTCCCCCCACTCTTTGAATGTATTCTCCATTATAATCTTAGTTATTAACTTCAATATAAATTAGTTGTAGTAATTTAAGCCTGAACATGTGCATTGCTTTGAGTGATTGTAAGATAAGATATCATCTTACAGACGACGGGTGTTACATATATCCAGCGGCATCGAGACTTTGGGAAAGGTACAGTGGGACCTTTCTTTGTGCCTTCTCCTGTCCTGGGTCATCTGCTACTTTTGTGTGTGGAAGGGAGTGAGATCGACAGGAAAGGTAAGACTAAGATGACAAATGTGTGTCATGCTGAATCATATTATGCCCTCACTTTCCTAGAAAGTATTATCTAATTGTGGATTTGTTGGATATCAGACAGGTCTGTCTCTGTAATTTATTTGTCAgacacttttgtttgttttacaccaTCACTAAAAATGACTTCAAGCCTGTGAAGCTCTGGCAGATGTTTAGAAGTTGACTTTTGCCACAGTTATTCGACTGTGGGCTGAACTTAATCATCTACTGGCATAACATGGAATATATTTGTAGTGTTCTATAATGCAGTTCTGTGATTGATGTAATACATGATTTCTTCCCCGCCACACTTTATAGAGTGAGTGGCTACTTTATGGGAATTCATAACTTCAGCGACAATGATGTTGAGGCCGTAAAAAATCAGAGACTGTTAAACAAATGATCTACAATTATATCCTCTGCCACTCCCTGCATGCAGTAAGTTGGTGACAGTTTACTAGAAGTTTGCCATGGAAAACAAAGGGTGTTTCATAACATGAGCAGCAACTTCCTATTACTCTGCAGCGGCTGCAAAGCGTCAATTGACTTTCACGTGTGCACGTCTGGTTTTCTTACTGAATGTAAAACAGCCAGAGACACCTAACAGCCTGAATGTAAGTCCTTGATTTGCAGCAGTTATGGGATACATAGCACCCTTTAATGGATTTAAAGCAACAGATAGCAACATTGTAATGTTACACTCATACTTTATGTTATGTAATCTTCTCATATAATGTGTTGGCACATCGGCAAAGTTTTTGCTTTGGAGATGCCCAATTAGGAGATAGGCAGTTATGCACTTGTGGCAACCTCAGACTTGTTGCCACATGTGTTTGGAGCTTTGAAAGACAGTATTATTGATAGACGTGACTCACAAAGGTATGCCAACTGGTGACTGATTGGATGAACAGGACAGATGTGAGGTCTGTAATTGTGAGAAAGTGAAGTGGAAGTGCTCACTGGCAAAGTGCCACATGAAAGAGATGTATGCTGGTTGCACGCCAAATAGTCGTCTGCTTACTCATGCCTGAGTTATATATTTTTCCAAAGAGACTGAAGTTTGTATCATGTCAGTACATCCTCTTGTACAATGACATTCTCATGAGCACCTCGAAGGTTACCTAAGGATGATTCAGCAGTCAGGCATGAAATGACAGGTTTTATAATTCTGAAAAGATGCCAAGtggaggtgaaaaaaaaaaaaaaagttgctgcCATCCATTGCAGCAGTGATTTGTTATTTGGAGCAAATGTTCCAACATGGTTCCAATTGTTGGTCATGGTGAagtcttaaccctcgtgttgtcttcgggtcaaaaatgacccagtcACTATGTTTAATAGCATAGAAAAAACCCCAAATGACCTTGTTTCAACTTGAAATTCAATGACTTTTCCATGCTGTATACTGTACAATTCCATTTTACAGTCTACagtacacaaaatgcattctaagctactttctgtacatttctggTTCTTTCTTAAGATATAGAAGTACAATCTCttgctaaacaaataatgtttaaacttatgcagtacctttagcagtaaaaatagtgataataaatgtcaactttagtaaagaaaacagaacacatGTGATGCAATAAAAACGAGTAGTGTCcctgattaaatacagtctttctgcCTTCTGAAGAGCAAAAAACTAGACATTCACGAAGTGTGTGATGCAggacaggttgtttcttcatgtaaaattagatttttggttgaaaattcaATTAAGCCGCTCTATTTTTGAGGCTCAGTGGAcgcgggtcatttttgaccctgaggacaacacgagggttaaatgttAATGTGGAtaataaatgaagagttcatttgcaaaaacaggtaactccgttttcagaaaactcttttttttattgtttacttgagataataataatagcactaataatttatttttctctattttgtcatgtatttttctactgagtcaaatccattcaacttcagttttattgatattatctcaagtaaacaataaaaaaaaaagttgtctgaaaatttatcaaaacggagttatctgtttttgcaaatgaactcttcaaatattGGTAACCTATGACTTTTTGCTTTAATGCAGGCTACCTATGTCACAGCCACATTCCCTTTCGTCATGTTGTTCGTGCTGTTTGTTAGAGGGATGACCCTTCCTGGAGCTTTCCATGGCATCAAATACTACCTGTACCCCAATCCTGCTCGGCTCGCTGACCCGCAGGTACTTCTCACAGCATgttctgatttgtttgtttgtaggagtgttaacagacaaaaaacatagAATAATTATAATCACAGGTGTGGATGGATGCTGGAACACAAATATTTTACTCCTACGCAATATGTTTGGGATGCCTGACCACACTTGGGAGCTACAACAAGTACAACAACAATTGCTACAAGTGAGTGCTTCAAGATGCGTctgaatattaataaataattgcTGTAATGCAGCCATACAACACGGTCTCAATGTGTGTATCAGTAAATGACATGTATTACTTGGATGACAGCATTTGTAAGATGTTTGtcctctgtttattttcatttacttGGTATAAGTCATTCTCAGGTTTGTGCATTCCTGTATATCACTATATAGAAATAATGACACAGAGCTTTGTTTGTAATTTGCAGGGACTCGTTCTATCTTTGCTTGTTGAACAGCGGGACCAGCTTTATATCTGGCTTTGCCATTTTCTCAGTTCTGGGCTACATGTCCGAGAAGATGGGCGTTGACATCACTACTGTTGCTGAGAGCGGTATGAACAGACATCTGCTTGAAGCCAATTAAAAAGCTTTAATTTATCCTCGGTATTAAATTACAGATTGAgcccagaaaaataaaaaataaaaacagctggtTTGCATTTTGTTTCGTTTTGTTTATGATGATTCCACCTGAAATCTTGAAATTGGCCACCACTAGATCAGCTCTAACACTTGTGTCCACACCAAAATAAATGCCATGCAGAAATGATTCACTTGTTGTGGGTTCTCTGCAGGTCCTGGTCTTGTCTTCATTGTCTACCCACAAGCTGTGACCCTGCTGCCATGGCCTCAAGTTTGGTCCGTGTGCTTCTTCGTCATGATCATCTTGTTAGGAATAGACGGtcaggtcagctgctgcctgcctTACATCTCCTagaaaatgtgttgtgctcattttgttaaCTCGTCTCTATGCTAACCTGTCTTTGTGTCATTCTCCAGTTTGCTGGTCTTGAAAGCATCATGACCTCTTTTGCAGATGTCTTCCCTTCCCATATCCGAAAGGGATACCGCAGAGAgctttgtctgctgctgctgtgtgctcTTTGCTACATGTTTGGTCTGTTGTTAGTGTCAGAGGTGAGTTTTGGATGCGTGCATTTAAATAATGTGTCATTTCAAAAGGGCAAATAAGGCGACTACCAACAAGATTAATGTCTTGACTGTTCAAATTTCAGGCTGGCGCATACATTCTGCAGATCTTTGATCATTATGTGTGCAGCGGTCCAACTCTTCTTCTGATGGCAATCTTTCAGTCAGTTATAATTGGATGGATTTATGGTAATGATACTTGATctattttgaaatgtttatgTTGTATTGGCATATCATGAGTTGTACAACCACAAACCCAAAGCTATAAATGTATCACTTGTACAGacttgaatgaatgaaaagtttATTTCGAACATTGATTAGACTATGAACTTGAACTTGAACTTGAAACAGACTATGTAGtactcagtgggtagagtggctgtcttgtaactggaaggttgccggttcgatcctcgtcctgtcgtgctcatgtcgaggtgtccctgagcaagacaccaaacccctaatttctcctgatgggtcgtggttagcgccttgcatggcagcttcttccatcagtgtgtgaatgtgtacgtgaatgggtgaatgtgacgtatcatgtaaagcactttgggtaccttgcaggtatagtaaagcactatataaatacagaccatttaccattactCTTGTCCTACATTAATTTTAACAATTTGCAATGTTTTATGATAAGATCAGAAAAGATAAAACTAATTCATGTTGCAGGAAATTCTTTTGCCAGATATATAATTACACAGCATTCATagtgcatttacattttatttctatttggaATTTTCTGCAGCAAAAGTAGCAGTGGCCTAGTGGGTGACAGTATTATACTGGACTGCATTACATATGTTGTCCACCCCATCTTGGGAAACAACAGTACAGCgtctttcaaaaatagttttaactcataaaaaataaaaatctaagcTAAGCCGAAATAATTGTACCAACAAATTTGTAAAGTAGGCCAGCAACAAAGGTATAAACTGTCAAATTAATGACATTATCGCTATTATCCTATAttaagacagaaagacagaaagaaatctGAGAAAACTTTCCAGAGAAAGTTCAACAAAAATACAGTCGGACAGCTAGCATAATAGCTTCGTTAACAGAAAGGTAATGAGTGAAGAACTCATTTAAGATCTCTAATTAGATACAGAAAGCTGCTTCCGTAAATGAAGTACCTACTGTAtactcagtattttttttaaaaggtatTTGGAGAGCAAAAGAATCTGTTTGCAGAGAAAATGGTCTGAAAACATCGATTTAACTGGATTAATGTGTGCCAgctacaaaaacaatgaaaaatagtCCACTTTAGGGACCCTACATGTTTCTAAGCTTATTTTTTCTGCAAGAATTTGCATGTTAAATGTCTGCTTCTTCCTAGTAAGCATATTGTATCTCTGTCCCAGGTGCTGAACGCTTCTGTGACAACATTGAGGACATGATCGGCTACAAACCTCTATCACTGATCAAGTACTGCTGGCTGTATGGCACCCCTCTGATCTGCAGTGTACGTGTCTAAAGCAGCCCACtgcatttaaatgaataattgCAGAAATTTTTCCCACGATATTTATTGTTTATCATTTGTTTCACTTGAAAGGGAACGCTTGTGTTTTTGCTCCTGAGATACACCCCGCTGAGGTTCAACAACTCCTATGAGTATCCTTGGTGGGCTTACTGCATCGGCTGGTTTCTGGCCATGTCGTCTCTTGTTTTGATCCCAATCACCATGATCTGCAAACTGGTCAAAGGAGAGGGGTCTCTGTTGCAGGTAAGGGATGCTGTTAGATGTTGAGGTGTGATACTTATTTTAAAAGCTCTGTTTGAACCAATTTTGCTTGCCACTCTTGCTCGGCTACAGGAGATATTCTTTGACGGTATTCGTATCTTTCCGTAGCGTTTCAAGGCCAGCTCCCAGCCTGCAGGCGACCTCCCAGTGATGGCTAAGGAGATGTCGAGCGTCAATGTATCGCTGAATGCTCGTCATGGTGGGAAGCACAGCCACAGCAAATCAAACGGCAATCTTTAAAGACAACTTTCCGATTATTACAATGTTAAAACTATATAGAGCAGGTAGTTTCCCGTTAATATGGTGGGGTGCATTCATTTACTGATACTGGTTTTAAGGTAAgaagaaatacttttttttatcattaaattaTATTCAGCATTGTTACAGAGGCTGAATGTAAAGATACTACACTGAGTTGGAAGCTGTTTTCTATAAACTGAatattaaataacagaaaaggtTAAAGGTAGCAGTGGTGTTTCTGCATATTTTAGCTCACTCAGTGCAAAAAGCTTCACATTATTACTGTCTATAGCAGGCCATTTTGTCTGCTGCAGGTTCAGCTTGTTGACGTTTTCAGTTCACATCGCACGTGAATACATGTGCAGATtagtttgaaatgtaaaaagaaaactacTTAAGAAGAGATTAACACTCAAAGACTAATCTACTTCATCAGGAATGTGTGGATCAGGTTGGAGCAGATTTTACTGACAGTGGTCACCGTGGCAACGTGAGCAAAACGACTTATCAGATTCAGATTATGgctgagaaaatgagaaaaataacagcTCTCTCACATGGCTGCGATAAATGTGTGGCTGGATCCAGTGTAGCTGAGCACAAAGACTGTAGATGGGGAAACAGCGGGCCTAGTTCTGGATCAAAGGTGCATTTCATTACCTTGGAGCGGAGCTGTAGACGGTTGCCCCCGTTTTCCCCTTGTTCTTTCCATTGTTCTCCTCAGCCTCCCATTTTTCTAAACTGCCTGAGCAGTGACACACCAGGTTATCCATGCAAATTCATCAGTGAAAATCTTCCAAGCTTCCAACATTGTCAGTATTATCTGCTTTcagttttctcagagacatatcAATCCATGCTGATTTTCTTACTCTTCTGATGTGAATTTAAACTGTAATCTATCAAAAGAAagcaacattttctacattataaagatttatatttatatatatatatatatatatatatatatatatgtatgtattaaGACTGGTTAGTAAGAGATATTGCCTTTACTTGTCTAAAGATTTTATACATTCAGAACATTTTTATCCTAATTTATGTGTTTTAAACATATAATAAGTCAAATAAACCCACCTCCTTATTGCTGTCAAAAAAGTGTTAAGACATTTACTGCTTGAATTTATTCAAGCAACAATACAAGGTCTCAGACCAGTAAGacatttatattaaattaaCTTGATCCAATAagcttgacttttttttttttttttaaataaacatgaatAAGAACTGGAGatctaaatgtgttttcagaatTATGTCCCCCTAGTTCCACATTCCTTAactcaggggtgtcaaactcagttcctggagggccactatcctgcatgttttagatgcttccctgctccaacacacctgattcaaatgatcagcttatcatcaagctctgcagaagcctaataacaagcctgatcatttgaatcaggtgtgttggaagagggaaacatctaaaacatgcaggacagtggccctccaggaactgatcttgacacccctgccttaaCTGATTCAGGATCAGTGGTCACGGTGGTGGTCTTGCAGTGGTCTACAGAAAAGATTATATTATATAACCTGACAAGccttatgtttttgtcatgccatgtatgatgacaataaagccatTCTAATTCTAGTTCTAGTTCTAATTTGAACTGTACCCTCCTCTCAGTGGACAAACCTTCCAGCTTTGAgatattgacatttaaaatcaACTCTCACATCCCCGTGTGCTGCATTGTTATTCATCACCCACCAAAACACAGTAATAATGTTTTTTAGGGGcacccaggtagctcaactggttgatgcagcagcctgggttcaattccaactcatggccctttgctgcaggtctccACGCAATTCTtctctccctactttcctgtttgtctctatacTAACCTGtccaataaaaccaacaaaaggccaaaaatgatcattaaaaaagtttttttctaaaCAGATTCCTCCTATTTTATTTCCTTTACTATTCTTAGTTTTGATCACAATTTATTGGTTGGTGATTTTAATAATTCATGCTGATGACCCAGAACACCGTTTGACGTCAGAGTTTTTAACTACGTGTGACTCTTTTAATCTAAAACAACATGTGCAATCTCCCACACATGACCAAGGCTGCACTATTGACCGAGTTTTTACCCCTGGGTTTAGATATTAATTCTATGTCCTGAAGACATTTCATTCCTgatcaaaaaatgattttatttgattttaatcGGCTTCCAATTTTGCAGCTACCTTCTGTACTGATGATTTCAGTCAATGTGAGGGTGTAAACAACACATTAACCTTTTAAATAATATGTGTTACAAATCTTATGACCTTATATCACCGATTACAGCTAGACAACATTGTTCCTCCAACCCAAGGCCATAGTATAATGAAAGTATTTGAAAGCTATAAAGAGATGCCAAAGAGCTGAGTGACAATGGAAAAAGATGAAACTTCTCACCCACCTGCTGCATATGAGGAAATTGGCAAATTCTTTTAATTCACTATTAAAGAGTGAGAGGCTCTTCTACTTTTCTAATATGAttgcatcaaaaaaaaaaaaacataatccaAAGTCCCTGTTCTTACAAGCTTAGTAAATCCTGTCCCAGCGACTGTGGACTGTGAGCTATTTCTAAATGATTTTATAAGCATCATTTACATCTGCTAATTCACCTCCAACCTCACCTGACCCTCCACCACCCACCACACTGCTACATCCATTTCACCCCGTCACTCTCACAGACCTGGCCGACACTGTGTCCCACATTAATGTCACAACTTGTAACTTGGACATCATCCCTGGAAACCAAATGTGGATCCAGCGCTCCCTCAAAACTAACGCCCAGTCTCAAAGCTGCCGTTGATCACAAAAATcttaaaagcaattaaaaataATTCCACATTTGACAAATCCCACTCTGGGTTCAGAAAAactcatagcacagaaacagcactGCTTTAGTAATGACATCCTTATGAATGCAGGTTCTGACAGTCTCACAGTTCTTATTCTACTGGACCTGAGTGCAGCATTTGACACCATAGACCATGAAATACTATCAAACAGGTTCAAGAACTGTGTGAGACATCTGTGGAACTGCTGTTAACTGGTTTTCATCGCACGTAGCAGAGTTTTCATAGTCACATGTGCCCTCATGTCGTGTGGGGTCCCTCAGGGATCACTCCTTGGACCCATTTTATTCAGTCTATATCTGCTGTCCCTTTGCTGTATCATTCACAACTTTCTCCTACCACTGATATGCAGGTACCAGTTTTACATTCACCCCAACCACCAGGACAATCCTCACTCTCTGCAATACTGCCTCACTGCAATCGAGGGGTGGATGGGTGCCAATGTCCTTCAACTAAATACTGATAAAACTGAAGTCTAAACTATTTGTCCCAGCCACATTTCTTGCAATATCAGCCCCCACTTCAGACCACTTTCTACTAACGTAACACATGAGGAAACTTGCTAATCATCTTTGATCAGAACCGCAGCCTTAACCAACACATCAAGACTTTAGTCCAATCATGCTGCAAACAACTTAGAAGAATCACAAAGATTAAATCAATTCTCTCCAAAACCAGAAACGAGCAACTTATACACACCCTCATTTTCTCCCGACTGGACTACTGTCACTCTCTATTTACCTACCTCAATAACTCAGCAATCACACGGTTACAGTCGGCTCAAAACTTGGCAAAAACACTTCTCACAAACACTCGATCAGGGAACACCTAACTGTGGTTCTGACACAGTTACTCTTGGTCCCCATTTATTATGGAATCCAGTTCAAAATTCTGTTGCTAATATCTCCAAAAGACTCAGCCCAACACTGTATATCAGAACTTTTAATACCCTATTCTCCATTATCCAGGCTCAAAACTAAGGGAGACCTTTGTGCTTTTAGTGTTTTAGTACCAACAAAACTTCCCTGACTGTCAGAACAGCGGAGTCAGTTCCTtaattttaaacctttaaaaacacagctgGACAAGCATTTTTATGAATCTTTATACTtggtttttggtctttttaagtTCCTTTGCAATGTTTTcactgatgttttatttcttttactgttttatctAATGTTTTGTGTATCTCAGTGTTTTGTGAATCACTTTGTAGCCTGTTTTAATAGGTGCTacagaaataaagtttattattattattgttatacaAAAACTGCAGTGCCTTAAATACTATTTTTACTTATTCTTTAGTACATAGTACCGTCTTGGATTACTATATTgctaaaggtttttttttttaatttaacttttgtCTTTAAGTATTACAACtatataatgcaaaaaaaaaaaaaaaactttctgggGTGATATAGTGGTTTATTTTGATTATGTATGCATCTGTGTAAGGTGATTGAAATGACATGCCAAGTGACCAATAAATGATTACCAGGCATGAAtaagtgtgtctttgtgaatcCCTGATACTTCATGGCACAATAAAAAGCAGCATCACATTCTGATGAGAAGCAGGTTGTGAATGCAGCTACAATACAGACACACTGACCTGGGAAACTTTTCAAACCCAGTCACTTGCTGAACactgttttgtgttaataaatgTATTCATAGCGAGCTCATTTGACAGTTCACACAATCTATGCAGAGCCATGAAACCCAAACAACCTTTTACATCACTCTGATCAAATTATGTCTACTAGTTGTGAGCAagggtaagaaaaaaaaacttctaaagcTTTTAAAGACTTAAGAAACACTAGGACATTACAAAATCGAGGTTCGATTACTTTCTATGGAAAGCAAATCATGAGTAAAACTTGCCAATTCAAACATACACAGGTGAATTACTTTAATACTAcagggtcattccgtgtggtttcaccagatggtggttgccgtaccatcttcaaattagtctgaaatttgcatgccattagatagtcactaaagtactttctatgcaaaattgtaggcctgtagctcaaatagttatgggggtctgaaattttcagaatttgggctataaaaagcctcgccagcgttttttgcatctttaggtggttatttctcagcctctagacataccagagagctgtgagtcggtaaacaaggcctctgcatgtagctagtgccccacaaacatccccaggtgtttccctgcactctgcaggccatgggggtttgctaaaaatgctaaaaattaagagatacctactcacgagtggggtttgggaccttaaaagtactagaaatactgcacagaagtgttctaacacccctgggttccattctacacaaacttgtgtgataacttagcaaactggagctttctaggtacctcagtttggaaaatatgagctcccaaagttggacaagattttttggtggcaaaaatctcagtgtgggacaggtaccagagaccccaaatttttctacaagacagttccatctgtcttctatcactgtacaaaaaaagcagcagggttatatttgtagttactgagatattcttactcaaaatggcatgggtaatgtcaaaatcattttttgcttttcagtactttaaattgggatacaagtattagtagtcatcccaatggtagtattatgtatgttttgttctttttgaaatgttagttgttaaaggtgaccaccttcaaaaagtgtaatggtataacttaggtataccttaGTTATAGCTTAGGTATaactaagttataacttaggtataggttctttttcttgtaacatgacattgtacaattaaatttaacatgtttattcccactgcactgatactgtaaaattcaacattattggtgttatttttaaattaatcaaccataaactactacagagctccctgaattcaagttagtacatgtaatttgtatgtgtatgttataattacatgtaagcattgcaaatgggtgtcaacatgtcatgatatctacaggtatggctctaaactagaccttgtgacacaaaaagggcattacacttttttgcttttcagtactttaaattgggatacaagtattagtagtcattccaatggtagtattatgtaagttttgttctttttgaaatgttagttgttaaaggtgactaccttcaaaaagtgtaatgacagaGATGATAATTGACAGAGATGCGAAAgctagtggcaagaagaaaggaggaggtctggctttatttgttaaccagAGATGGTGTAACTCATCACACTTAACGGTTAAGGAgaagttgtgttgtccagatattGAACTGTTGGCAGTTGGACTTCGGCCATATTATGTCCcaagggagttcagtcacatcataacaatacttgtatacattccacccaaagcagctgacttggttccatgtgatgtgttgcatgatactgttgctaggatacagactcaacatcctgaggcgCTTGTAATAACatcaggagatttcaatcatgtcagccttTCCTCTCACCTGACAggatttacacagtttgttaactgccctaccagagagaataaaatccttgacctgctgtatgccaatgtcaaagaagcttacagagctactgccttactgccactgggcaggtcagatcataacctggtttatctgcagacctgttacaaaccttTTGTGCTGAGACAAcctgcaactaaagtccaaatcagaaaatggac
Encoded proteins:
- the LOC110947901 gene encoding sodium- and chloride-dependent betaine transporter-like isoform X4 gives rise to the protein MASNTTCTPILLGSLTRRDSFYLCLLNSGTSFISGFAIFSVLGYMSEKMGVDITTVAESGPGLVFIVYPQAVTLLPWPQVWSVCFFVMIILLGIDGQFAGLESIMTSFADVFPSHIRKGYRRELCLLLLCALCYMFGLLLVSEAGAYILQIFDHYVCSGPTLLLMAIFQSVIIGWIYGAERFCDNIEDMIGYKPLSLIKYCWLYGTPLICSGTLVFLLLRYTPLRFNNSYEYPWWAYCIGWFLAMSSLVLIPITMICKLVKGEGSLLQRFKASSQPAGDLPVMAKEMSSVNVSLNARHGGKHSHSKSNGNL
- the LOC110947901 gene encoding sodium- and chloride-dependent GABA transporter 3-like isoform X3 yields the protein MTLPGAFHGIKYYLYPNPARLADPQVWMDAGTQIFYSYAICLGCLTTLGSYNKYNNNCYKDSFYLCLLNSGTSFISGFAIFSVLGYMSEKMGVDITTVAESGPGLVFIVYPQAVTLLPWPQVWSVCFFVMIILLGIDGQFAGLESIMTSFADVFPSHIRKGYRRELCLLLLCALCYMFGLLLVSEAGAYILQIFDHYVCSGPTLLLMAIFQSVIIGWIYGAERFCDNIEDMIGYKPLSLIKYCWLYGTPLICSGTLVFLLLRYTPLRFNNSYEYPWWAYCIGWFLAMSSLVLIPITMICKLVKGEGSLLQRFKASSQPAGDLPVMAKEMSSVNVSLNARHGGKHSHSKSNGNL
- the LOC110947901 gene encoding sodium- and chloride-dependent GABA transporter 2-like isoform X1, giving the protein MADFLYRLCHPGTKTTSQTTEERGKWGSKTEFILSVAGAIIGLGNVWRFPYLCYKNGGGAFFIPYILFLVTCGIPLFVLETALGQYTSLGGIMCWRKVCPLFEGLGYASQLILFYGGISYMVILAWAFLYFFSSFSGELPWSTCNNTWNTDECVVINNYNATANWTSPVNATSSVIEFWQRRVLHISSGIETLGKVQWDLSLCLLLSWVICYFCVWKGVRSTGKATYVTATFPFVMLFVLFVRGMTLPGAFHGIKYYLYPNPARLADPQVWMDAGTQIFYSYAICLGCLTTLGSYNKYNNNCYKDSFYLCLLNSGTSFISGFAIFSVLGYMSEKMGVDITTVAESGPGLVFIVYPQAVTLLPWPQVWSVCFFVMIILLGIDGQFAGLESIMTSFADVFPSHIRKGYRRELCLLLLCALCYMFGLLLVSEAGAYILQIFDHYVCSGPTLLLMAIFQSVIIGWIYGAERFCDNIEDMIGYKPLSLIKYCWLYGTPLICSGTLVFLLLRYTPLRFNNSYEYPWWAYCIGWFLAMSSLVLIPITMICKLVKGEGSLLQRFKASSQPAGDLPVMAKEMSSVNVSLNARHGGKHSHSKSNGNL
- the LOC110947901 gene encoding sodium- and chloride-dependent GABA transporter 3-like isoform X2, encoding MLFVLFVRGMTLPGAFHGIKYYLYPNPARLADPQVWMDAGTQIFYSYAICLGCLTTLGSYNKYNNNCYKDSFYLCLLNSGTSFISGFAIFSVLGYMSEKMGVDITTVAESGPGLVFIVYPQAVTLLPWPQVWSVCFFVMIILLGIDGQFAGLESIMTSFADVFPSHIRKGYRRELCLLLLCALCYMFGLLLVSEAGAYILQIFDHYVCSGPTLLLMAIFQSVIIGWIYGAERFCDNIEDMIGYKPLSLIKYCWLYGTPLICSGTLVFLLLRYTPLRFNNSYEYPWWAYCIGWFLAMSSLVLIPITMICKLVKGEGSLLQRFKASSQPAGDLPVMAKEMSSVNVSLNARHGGKHSHSKSNGNL